The Acetonema longum DSM 6540 DNA segment CGCTCTGGCCGCTGACCTCGGGTCTGGCCTGCTGCTCCATTGAGATGATGTGTGCGGCGGCCTCCCGATTTGACTTAGCCCGGTTTGGTTACGAAGTATTCCGGCCCTCGCCCCGGCAGGCCGACTTACTCTTATGCACCGGCACTCTGACCTGGAAAATGGCGCCGGTGCTAGTTCGGTTGTACGAACAAATGCCGGAGCCTAAATATGTTATTGCCATGGGCAGCTGCGCTATCTCAGGCGGCCCATTTGTAGATTCTTACTCCGTTGTGCCGGGTATTGACAAAGTCCTCCCGGTGGATGTGTATATTCCCGGCTGCCCGTCCCGGCCGGAGGCTTTGATCGCCGCTATGGTCAACCTCAAGGCCAAGATCAAAGACCCCAAGGTCGCTCTGGAAAGCGAGGTGGCCAACCATGGCTAAAGTAAACGGCCTTGCTGCCGGTCTGCTCACCAGACTGAAGGAACAATATGGCGACAGCATCCTGCTGGTGGAAAACCAGCCTATGGTATATATCGCTGCGGATAAGCTTACGGATCTCCTGGGATTTGTAAAAACCGACGGGTCCTACGGCATGGACTGGCTGAGCAATCTGACCGCCGTCGACTATCCCGCCTACGTCGAGGTTGTCTATCACGTGAACTCCCGGACTTTATACCATAACCTGACCGTAAAAGTGAGGCTGGAGAAAAGCGGCGAGGTTCTTCCGTCCGTGGCCTCGATTGTGTCCCTGTGGCCGGGAGCGGATTGGCAGGAACGGGAGGTTTACGACCTGATGGGCGTAACTTTCACCGGGCATCCCAACCTGACGCGGATCCTGCTGCCGGAAGATTTTGAGGGGCATCCTCTGCAAAAAAATTACAAACTGCCGTCCCGTCAGGAAAATGTGTCCCGGGGCGAAGAGCGGGGAAGTAAGGTGAGAGTATGCTGAAGACTGAAGTTTACAGTCTGAATATGGGCCCCCAGCATCCCAGCACCCATGGGGTCCTGCGGGTAGTACTGGATTTGGACGGCGAAATCGTGCAGCATGCCAGGCCGGATATCGGCTTCTTGCACCGGGGCATCGAAAAACTGATGGAGTCCCGGACCTATGCTCAGGTGAATCCCTATACCGACCGGCTGGACTATGTGTCCTCCATGAGCAACAACCTGGCCTATTGTCTGGCCGTGGAAAAACTGCTCCAGGTGGAAATCCCGGAGCGGGCCGAGTATCTGCGGGTGATCATGGCCGAACTGAACCGGATTGCCAGCCACTGCATCTGTCAGGGATCCGTGGCCAACGACCTGGGGGCGATCACTGCTTTCATCTATGCTTTCCGGATCCGGGAAAGAATCCTGGACCTGTTTAACATGGCCTGCGGCGCCCGCATGACCTATCACTATATCCGGATCGGCGGCGTGATGGCCGACATAACCGAGGATTTTATCAAGGCTGCCTGGCAGTTTGTGAATGATTATCCCGGGCTGATCGGCCTGTTTAAGAATCTGGTAAGCGACAACGAGATTTTTCGTCACCGCCTGATGGGCACCGGCGTCATCTCCGGCGAACGGGCTCTGGCCCTGGGCATTTCCGGCCCGGTGCTGCGGGCTTCCGGTGTGGGGTTTGACCTTCGCAAAGAGGATCCCTACAGCATCTATGACCGGTTCGACTTTGATGTGCCTGTGACCCAAAACGGAGATAACTGGGACCGATATATACTGCGTCTGGACGAAATGGACCAAAGCATCCGGATTATCCGCCAGGCTTTGGAGAAAATGTCCGAGGGGCCGGTTATGGCCAAAGTTCCTAAAATTATCAAACCCCCTGCCGGCGAGGTTTATCACCGCATCGAGAGTCCCCGCGGCGAGCTGGGCTTCTATATCGTCAGTGACGGCAGTACCAAACCCTACCGGATCCATGTCCGCCGCCCCTCCTTTATCAATCTGAGCGGAGTGGACGACATGTGCCGGAGCGGCAAACTGTCCGATGTGGTAGCGGTATTGGCCACAGTAGACCCGATTTTGGGGGAAGTGGACTGCTGACAGCAGGGAAGGAGAGGTAAGCATGAGCGGAGACAGTCAATTGCATTTCCTGGCTAACTGGCTGCGACACATCCTGGGACAGTTTCTGCCTGACGCAGGCTGGGTGGACCTGGTTATGCTGCTGGTGAATATTGGAGCCATTTTGGGCCTGATCAGTTCATTGGCGATCGTCCTGGTATATATGGAACGTAAGGTCTGCGCCTTTATGCAGCTGCGGATCGGCCCCAACCGGGTAGGTCCCCTGGGTTTGCTGCAGACGACGGCTGACATGCTCAAACTTTTGGCCAAAGAAGACATTGTTCCGGCTAAGGTGGATAAATGGGTATGGGCGCTGGCGCCGGTCCTTCTTTTGGTACCGTCGATAGCGGCCTATGCCGTGATTCCTTTTGATAATCAGGCGGTTTATTCCGACCTGAATATCGGCATCTTTTATTTTGTGGCCATATCGGCCCAGACTTCCCTGGCCTTTCTCATGGCCGGCTGGGGTTCCAACAACAAATACTCTCTGCTGGGCGGTATGCGCGTTGTGGCTCAGACCATCAGCTACGAAATCCCCCTGGTATTTTCGTTGGTAGGGGTGATTATGCTGACGGGCTCTCTCAGGATGAGCGATATTGTGGCGGCCCAGAAAGGCCTTTGGTTTATCTGCCTGCAGCCGGCGGCTTTTTTAGTGTATGTGATCGCCGCTACGGCTGAAACCAACCGGGCGCCCTTTGACCTGGCGGAAGCCGAGTCTGAGATCGTGGCCGGGCCTTTTACCGAATACAGCGGCATGCGCTGGGCCTTGTTCTTTCTGGCGGAATACGCCAACCTGTTCGCCGTGTCGGCCATTGCCGCCACCTTATTTTTAGGCGGTTGGAATGGGCCGGTGCTGCCGGGCTGGCTTTGGTTCGCCATTAAAACCACGGTGATGGTTTATCTGTTTATGTGGTTCCGCTGGACCTTCCCGCGCATCCGGGTGGATCAGCTGATGTCCTTCGGCTGGAAGCTGTTGCTGCCGGTGGCCTTGGCCAACATCGTCATCACCGGTATCGGCATTTACGCATTCAAAATGATATAGGTTTGATATAGGAGGTGGGAGACGTGTACGGAAAAGGCTTGCTTAAAGGCATGGCCCTTACGCTGAAGGTTTTTTTCAGTAAAAAAGACACCGTGCAGTATCCGGAACAGAAGCTGACCATGAGCCCGCGCTATCGGGGCGGTCAGTTGCTTCTGGATACCGGCAAATGCATTGCCTGCGGCCTGTGCGCCATGTCGTGTCCCAATGCG contains these protein-coding regions:
- a CDS encoding NADH-quinone oxidoreductase subunit C, whose translation is MAKVNGLAAGLLTRLKEQYGDSILLVENQPMVYIAADKLTDLLGFVKTDGSYGMDWLSNLTAVDYPAYVEVVYHVNSRTLYHNLTVKVRLEKSGEVLPSVASIVSLWPGADWQEREVYDLMGVTFTGHPNLTRILLPEDFEGHPLQKNYKLPSRQENVSRGEERGSKVRVC
- a CDS encoding NADH-quinone oxidoreductase subunit D, with amino-acid sequence MLKTEVYSLNMGPQHPSTHGVLRVVLDLDGEIVQHARPDIGFLHRGIEKLMESRTYAQVNPYTDRLDYVSSMSNNLAYCLAVEKLLQVEIPERAEYLRVIMAELNRIASHCICQGSVANDLGAITAFIYAFRIRERILDLFNMACGARMTYHYIRIGGVMADITEDFIKAAWQFVNDYPGLIGLFKNLVSDNEIFRHRLMGTGVISGERALALGISGPVLRASGVGFDLRKEDPYSIYDRFDFDVPVTQNGDNWDRYILRLDEMDQSIRIIRQALEKMSEGPVMAKVPKIIKPPAGEVYHRIESPRGELGFYIVSDGSTKPYRIHVRRPSFINLSGVDDMCRSGKLSDVVAVLATVDPILGEVDC
- the nuoH gene encoding NADH-quinone oxidoreductase subunit NuoH yields the protein MSGDSQLHFLANWLRHILGQFLPDAGWVDLVMLLVNIGAILGLISSLAIVLVYMERKVCAFMQLRIGPNRVGPLGLLQTTADMLKLLAKEDIVPAKVDKWVWALAPVLLLVPSIAAYAVIPFDNQAVYSDLNIGIFYFVAISAQTSLAFLMAGWGSNNKYSLLGGMRVVAQTISYEIPLVFSLVGVIMLTGSLRMSDIVAAQKGLWFICLQPAAFLVYVIAATAETNRAPFDLAEAESEIVAGPFTEYSGMRWALFFLAEYANLFAVSAIAATLFLGGWNGPVLPGWLWFAIKTTVMVYLFMWFRWTFPRIRVDQLMSFGWKLLLPVALANIVITGIGIYAFKMI